GCCCTTCTGTGACTGGGATGTAATTATGGCTTTTGAAACCATGGGTTATTAAGCACTGCATGTTGGGATAAGCAATAATTTCTTCGCAAGTTTCACCTGTGACAGTCACCGCTGGTCTAcacaggaggagcaggggacTGGAGCAGGCAAACTTGCTGTCCCAGATATGCCACCAAAGAGCCAGGCAGAAACATGTGTACTTGGGGTGCACaggaggcagggcaggtggTCTGCAAGAGAAGCTGGGGAGAACTACATCCCTGTAGAGTTTCAGAAGTGTTTTAGAGCTGTTATTCCCCAAACCAggccctgcagcccacagaaTCAGGGGAAACATTTAAGGCACCATCTTTAACCATGTTTTCACTTACACCATCTGTGCGAGGGACAGAGCTCTGGACTGTCCCGTCCTGAggtcagcagcacagggaggccCTCGGGCAGCTGTaccagctgctctggctgcagtttGTATTGCTGCAgtttaataacaataaaaaaagtaaagctttGCAAAAGGGTTTCTTAAACACCCCTGTCTTGGCCAGCACAAGAGTTACCGAAGACAGATCCTGAAGACACCCCTTGGCCAAGGGTAATACTCAGTTTTGAAGCCTCCCCGTTGGAGCTGAGCTCTTCACATGGACATTTGTCCCCCTTGCTCTCTTCCTGCTTAATCTTGTGGCCTCGGAGCACCACAAATGCCCTTTGTCACATGTTAAAATTGGAGTATtcctcagctcccagcccaAGCATGCTGCTGGGGACCCCCTCTGCCCCCGGCAGCTCTGCTCCACGCCGGCTGCCTCAGGGCCACCTTTTTCGTTTACAGACTTCCAGGGGGAAAGCTCTGGTCCAAGCCCAAGGTCAGTCTCAGAAAAAGAACACCCCATTCTGGAGAAAATAAGAGATTTTTCATCCAAGCAATGCAACACCCCCTTCCCGGCCACAGTTGGACACAGGGACGATTTTAATTGTCACggtgggagatgctgctgtttgTACAATCTGGCTGTCTTCAGGGAATCAGGGCTGAACAAACTGCATCCATCAACCCCAGCGTGAACCCTCTGCTCCACAGCTGGCGTCCTCCGGCCTCGGcgctctgcagccagcagccagggctgagcgGACCCCCCCAGCACGCCCAGCAAAGGCAACCAGCCCCTGTGGCGGCCGCCATGGCCAGCTGGCCAAGATGGCCGTCTGAGGGCCGGGAATGGCCCCTGGGGGGGAGGCCGGAGCGGCCCCGCTCTGGGTGAAGACGGGCAGCTCTGGAGAAGCAGGCTGGGGGTCTGCCCGCGGCCTGGCCCCTGGCTGGCGCCCGCCTGGGCATGGCTGCCTCAGCCCGGCGAGTGCCCCTCCTGCGCTCCCGCCATGGGGGCCGGCAGCCATTTTGGAGCGTGAGGGAGGGCAGCGCCTCGGCGGGGGCTACAGCCGGGATAGGGACGGCGGGGCCGGGGAAGGAGCTGCGCTCGGCCGCTCCCGCCGCTGGGCCATGAGGCGGCAGGCGAGCGGGCCCCCTCTCCCGCCCAGCatggcggcggccggggcggcgcggggctgaGGGCGGTGGGAGCGGCTGCCGCGGTCCCGGCTCCCTCGGCAGTTGTGGCGGTGCAGCAGCCGGGAGGTGGGCGCCTTCTCCTGCCAGGCACCGCGCTCCCCGCGCCGCTGAGCCGGCCCGCCGTCAGAGGGGGTGCGTGGGGAGAGGGCGCCTGGGGAAATCCCCCATGAATGCGGGAAATACCCTAAAGcctcttgttttgtttgccaGCGTGAGGGGGCAAATCAAAGCAGCGGACCGTAGCGCCCTTAGCCCGAAAGATGTGGTGGCTTCTCTGGGGGAAAGGCTGCAGGAGTACCTCAGGTCAGCCCTGCCGCATTTAATGGCAGCGCGGGTGGAAAGCTGACTCGTATTTTAAGTGTTGAAATAAAATCAGCCTTAGATATGAGCCGTGGAGcaagccggggggggggcggcagcgccTGGGCTCTGCGGTGCCGGGCGCTGAGGGAGGCGTGATGGAGGGAGACACTCACTTGTGTTGCTGTGTGGGATTAAGAGGGGTGGAGCACATCCCGTCTCCAACAGCTTTAACCACCACATTCGACTTGTTGTGTcgattattatttttattttttgacaggGGGGTCGAGGGGAAGGCTAGGTTTACGGTGCCTTTTTGAGGCCCGGGGGTCCCGCTGCGGTACCCGCCAGCCATCGCCAGGGACGccgcagcgcccgccgcccccagcccggcaGCGCCGGCATCCCCGGGGCCCGCCCGGGCGGGTGGATGGAACGTAGAATAAAAACGGAGAGAAAACCAGCAGCGCGGGGCCGCAGCGTGGCCGCGGGTGCCGAGCGGGAGCGGGGCTCTCCCCGCAGCCCCGGAACCGAGCTGAGGCGAGCCCGGCCtggccgccgcgccggggctccGGCCGCAGGCGCCGCTCCCCCCCCGCCGGTAGGCGATTTTAGACTGGTTTGGCTGGACGCTGGAGCTGATGGCTACAGGTGAATTCGTTTTCACTTGTCATAACGTTAAGTGTGCGTGGGATGTATGCCGaggagggggtggtgggggggtggtggtagTGGTTTATTTCTCTGTAACGCAAGAAAAAAGGGTGGGAGGGGAGCGACTTAATTGCTTATTTCAGAAACGCACCGTAAAATTACCGAGATGGTGTGAACGTTGCCTTTCTTGTTCCTCTCTCCCTGTTgtcccctccctttcccctctctgCAGGCCACCTCTGTGTAGGGGTGTGTAAAGTTGAAGAACTCGGgctttttcagttaaaatctTCACTCGTATCGCAGCGCAGCAAACATGCCTGAACAAAGCAATGATTACAGGGTGGTTGTGTTTGGAGCAGCGGGGGTTGGCAAAAGCTCCTTGGTCCTTCGTTTTGTAAGGGGAACTTTCAGGGAAACCTATATCCCCACAATCGAAGATACGTACCGGCAGGTAATCAGCTGTGACAAGAGCATCTGCACCCTTCAGATTACAGACACCACGGGAAGCCATCAGTTCCCTGCTATGCAGCGGCTGTCTATATCCAAAGGGCATGCTTTCATCTTGGTGTACTCCGTCACCAGCAGGCAGTCCATGGAAGATCTTCAGCCCATCTTTGAACAGATTTGTCACATTAAAGGGGACATCCAAAAAATCCCCATAATGTTGGTGGGTAACAAAAGTGATGAGACCCAGAGGGAGCTGGATGCTAGCGAGGGGCAAGCGTTAGCCAGCAAGTGGAAGTGCTCCTTCATGGAGACGTCAGCCAAAATGAACTACAACGTGCAGGAGCTCTTCCAGGAGCTCTTGaatctggagaagaggagaacTGTCAGTCTCCAGGTGGACGGAAAGAAGtccaagcagcagaaaaagaaagataaactGCAAGGCAAGTGCTCTGTTATGTGATTGACTTTGACTGGACTTGCACCACTGCATGGTGTAATCGGAGTATGGACTCCCCCAGAAAATAGTTTCTGATGGAGTTTTCAGACAAATCCATGCCTTACAGAGCTATTGCTTTTTGCTAACATCTCAGCTGGATTATTTTATGGGTTGGTTTTAAAGAGGATGGCTTtctgcatgtttgttttttaaaaacaataaatgttCAGTGTTAGTTATGACATGTGGCTAGAAATTTTTAATGCAAGAAGtttacagaagagaagaatgTCGGTCAGAAACAAACATCTCTATTTCAGTGAGTACATGCTAGTTCTTAAGTATTTCCAGTCTATTAGCTCAAAAGAAATCATAGTATCTATAATATGTAGActtcaaaaattgttttcagaaatctgtTGACCAGAGCAAATCTTTATCAAAGCTGGGCATTTGCCCTGCAAATGAACATGTATGTAGCTCCAGATGCTTGCGGTTTTGGCAAACTGCTTTGCCTACCAAAGACGCAGGTTTTCCATGGTAGAAGTTTTCCTGTGTGCTATGCAATTCCTCAGACTTTTGCAGTTCCGTGAGCAATTACAGCTATACCTGCATATGATGAGGCTGTTTGCTTTGTTATCCCCTTTACTCTGACTTGCCCTGTTCACTGAGGCAGGAGGTTCCATGTGCTCTGGCTCCAAGTTCAGGGTTGATTCTCAGCATCCTTAAGCAGGAGCTGCCTCCTTCATGAAGGTAATCGGGTTGTTTTAAGTGCCAGTTGATGGGGTAGCTGGTTGTCTTTGCAATTCACCTTTTTCAGTTGTCAGTCTGGTTTTGCACGTAGCTGAAGCTACATTTGCAGTCTTCCTGGAGTTCTCTTAGGTGttattttcccccctctcttACTTCATCCATGTTACTTGGGTTTTAGTTGAGACATGACAAATTGATTCAGGTAACGCTGCTTCGGTAAGAAACATCTACTCTCGGAAGCTGCATGTTAAAAGCAAACTTCTCTCTGATGGTAAGTGTCTGCTAAAAGTCTCCAAAATTAAAGGACTAGAGGTATGGGCTTAGTCTATCTCGTCTCCCTCCCCCTGCTGGGTTTtgcttgggtttgggttttttttgctattgttAACTAGAGACAAGCATGATAAACCTCATCTGCAGTGTGTTGTTGAGAAAGATTTCAGGAAAGTGCAAGTATTCACTATCAGCCTGTGCCATAGATCTCCTGTTTTGTGTGTTAGTCCAAGCAGAAGACTGTAAGGACTTCAGTATCACACTGCAGATTTGATTTTTACACAACAGGGTAGTCTTGACGCAAGAGACATCGGGGAAAGGAATTGCTTCTTTTTATAGCACTTTTCTAATGAAATAATGTTATTGTTGAACAACACGCGGAACGGGAGATGCTGGAAGGTTCGTACCCCTTCTTAGTTTGAAAGCATTAGTGTCTATTAATGCCTGCTGGGTTTCTATGTAAGATGCTAGAGGAATGCTAGAGATGCTGTCAGCTGTTATTTGTTCACGTGTTGCAGACCCATGCACAAAGCCAAGAAGTTTGTATCCGTGTTAGTATCTCACGTATTTGAACAACTGAGAGTCGGTGCTGGCTCCTGATTGCTCCATTGTCTCCTGTGTGTGTCCATGAGTGGCTTTTCTAGTCTCCTCAGGCCGTTCCTGCACAAACCCGGGGGTCAGTTAGCTCCGCGTGTGCCAGGGGAGCTTGCCCCAGTTACAGCTGGAGCCCTCGCGCCGTTTGATTCAGCAGAAAACCTTTTAATTCATTACGATTTAAGAAACCCAAGCAAGTTATGCATGAGCGTTTGGTGCTGACTGACACACTACGTTTACCTGCCAAAATAAAGTGCTGATTTGCTAAGTTGATACAAAGGCTCTACACCTGGTTTTTCTTACTGGAGATGATACCCCACAAGCTTCcagtggtggtgctggtgcagccctctgtgctggtgctgtgtgTCACCTTCACTTGCGTTGCAGTCAGGGGTGGGTCAAGCTGAAGGGCCACTGTAGAAGCAGCTGTAATGGCTTTGCTTGAAAATAactcttgctttttcctctctaaCTCTGGGCCTGGATTTTGATcgtctgttctttgtttctaaGCCCTTACGCAATGCTTCTCTGTGGGTCGTTTTTAGCATCTGGCAATTACTATTGCAAAGACTATTTCAGTTCCATTCCAGCCTTTGAAACCCCTATAAGACAATTTATATTtaagctttttcaaaatgtcatgGGGCCTAATAATGTCTCTACAACTCCCACTGCCTTCATGGAGATGCCTGTGCAACGGCAGAGCAGCGTGTCTCTGCAATTATTCACACAGCCGAAATGTTCTGTAATGTGTCATTATCACTGTGGTGTTTTCCCTGTACATGGTACGGAGATCACGGGAGGACTGGGGTCCGGCAGAGCACAAGAAACAACTTAACATGAACAAAACAGGCTCAGTCCCGCTTGCCCCTGGGGGAATCGCTGGCAGATccccctcagctgcctttggTGGCTGCGAGGGGAGTCCCACAGGGCTGCGTGGGCCATGCAGGTGCTGGGGTGCTCCTGGTGATGCAGGATGGTGCGTGGTGGCATCGGCACCCCAAGTCCAGCCTAGGAACCAGAGCAGACTGGGAACAAGTGATGCCGGGTGCGGCTGCCTTTCGTGCCGTGTAAATAATCTATGGTTTGGTGTGCTAGATCAATTGTATTGtaaattaaaactgtattaataaataaattgtgTAATTGTATTTGTTTCCATGTAAACCAAACTAGtctgatttttgtgtgtgtgatttaTCATTCTTGTAAGAAGGGACGTTTATTTGAATTGAACTGACGCTTGTCAGGATGTTGGCTATTAGAATTTCCATACAAATCTAAATTACAGGGCACAGTCTTCCAGGGAGCTATGTAGAGAATGACTGTAGTTAGTAACAGAGTGAAAAAGACCGTACTGCTTGGGGACGCTCATTAACCGCGCTACGAAACTGCGGCCATGTTCCACTTGTAAGTGATGGTTACTTCATAAAGCTTGTATTCGGATCTGCATCCTCGTAAGGCGGATCTGGTGGGTTtgtgtgtgctgggacaggTGGTGACACCATTCCTCTGGTGCTGGCATAACCAGTGCTCCTGGGCTGACGTTCTGGAGCGGTGGCGTACTGTAGAATTAACGGCCCTTGGACTAACTGGAGAATAGCTGAAGACCTGCCATTTTTAGGGACTCGCAGGTAAGTTTTTGCTAAAACCATACTTGGAAGTCATGCCTCTTGCAGGGAGCATTTGGGGAGTTCACTGCACGCATGCTTAAGTGTATTTCTCATGTAGGAGCACTTTGCTGAATTAAAGgaataatgatttttcttcaAGGGTTAAAGAGTTCTGTAGTGTAAGCAGTATGTGTTGGAAGTAAATGATTTAGCCATTTTTTTGATAAGTGCAGTTTAAAAAACTGAACAGATCTGgggctttttgtatttttttgtgttttaaaaaaacccaaaaaaactccaaaaaaacaaaacaaaaaaaccaacccaaaacaaggCAGGAGATATTCTCATGAAAGATATTCCGGTAAAATCATTTGTCTGAAGTAAACAAGCAGTTCTGATGTCTGATAGAGCTAGCTCTTGTATTGTATTACAGGCTTTGTCCTCAACTGCTGTTTGCCAACGGCATGCTTTTTCGTCAGGCAGCAACAACATGTTTTTTGTGGAGCTATTTATGCGTCTGTAAACTCTTCAGCTTGGAGACATGCCTTGACACACTGCTCATATCTGGCAAGCAGAATGGTAACTCACAATTTCTCAAGTTcgttgtttttctcttttttgggggcagtgggtttttttgtttgttttcccgTGATTTAATCAAGCTTCATTCAGGCCCAGAACTCTctggttttctgaaatgttCCTCACAAGTTCAGATGTGGTGAGCAAGGTCATGGAAGGTGTTGATACAACTTGTTGAGCTGCTGTTAATGCCTCCATAACATCTTTCCAGGGTCAGGAGGTGAACACAGTTGACTAAAACTCTGTGCAACATCCTGGATGAATCATGAGACCTGTCAGTAGCCTGGGCAGCTGAATGAGGGCCGAGGCATTTCAGGCAGGGTCACTTACTGCATTTACTCGCGACCCCCTCTCTCAGGACTTAACGAGGACTAGCAGTTCCTGTCTTTGACCAGCTAGGTATGTAtttccagaaataatttaaCCCTGTCTTTCAGTTCTTCCACCAAGCAGCTGCTTTAATTTGGAAGCAACACAAACTGAGTTGAGCATTAACATGAGTTTTCCTTAGATCTGTGTTTCAGGATCTCGAGCTTGCTTTAAAGCTTGGCTTGAGTTTTGCTCACAAAGATCACTTCCTTGCTTTCTACTACTGTAGAgctcttaaataattttcataaacaGCATTGCAGGGTGTTTCCGGGAACTTGTTAAGCAATACTCGGACTAGGAGGTGTTAAATCATAAGTGTTTTATTAGACAAAGATAATAGCACTGCAGgccttctgtttctttcctggaGGAAAAATATTATAGCACCTctcattttaaagctgttccAAGGTTTCCGCTCTGCAATCCAGAAATCCAGACATTTCTCAATTagtaatatttattatttccatGCAACACTTCTCGACTGGCTTGAGGCAGCTTCCTTCCCGAGTCTGGCCAACAAATCAGTGtcaagagaaaacagcagggaggaggatcACGAACAGCTCTTCTGTGACttgcaagagaaaaatgtgagCACTAGCTGGAGTGTCCACCcacacatgtattttaaaaacaagcagaCAGAATATCGCTGTATTCTAATTCCTCTTCCCAGAGCAAAGCAGGCACCTGAGTAATGCAACAGCCCTGAATAATAAGCAATATCACTTTATATGCATGGTCCATAGCTGCAAGGTACTCGGCACACTCCAGAAGAGTAAAAGCACATCTTAATCATCATCTTCCACCTTCCACAGTTTGTGGTGTAAATTAAGTACGTGAAAGCATCTAAGAGCTCATGAAAATGCTAAAGATGGCTTAAAACTAATTGCAGCGCAGCAGTCTCCTGGTTAATGGCTGTTGCCGCATGCTAGGCTAGTGCTGCTACCCCCAGTgatttccttcctccccccgcCTTTGAACGTATATCTAGTAATGCAAAGGGACAGGAGGAGCTGAGAAGGGAGGGAATGATGGCTTTCCTCTTGTGCGAGGTCACCATATCCCTCATGGCAGAGCCTCACCTCGCTGGCATGGCAGGCACGGGGTCTGCTTCACCCGGCCCGACTGCTGCTGTTGGTTCTTTTCAGATTTCCAGCAAGTCTGAAAATTAGAGGAGGAAGGAATGGGGCAAATTGCCTGGCTTAGCGCACAGCCGGAGCCTTCCAACCCAACCATCCCtaactgctcctgcagctctcctgtTGCCCCCCACCCTGGCTGGGTGGATCAGATGGGTGTGTGGGGAGCACCGTGGGCCATTGCTTCTTGGCAGCCGGTGCTGAGAACTTGCTCCTTGACCTGAGGAGACGGCAAATATGATTTGCTGCAAGACAGCTGCTCTGTGAACCCTCCCATGAGCTCTTCTGACAAGGATAAATGGTATGAGGTGATGGGGTCTCTTCCCGCTCCAGCAGGACACTGAgacctgggagcagcagctggcataTGACAGGCATCCTCAACAGTGCTCCCAGGGCCACGTGTCCACAGAGACTCAGCTCCTGGATTTTATCAAGCTATTTGGGGTCAATTctctatttatatttatttagctCTGGCACGTGCAGTGATCTGTATCTGTTGGAGACTGACTCCTACTTAGCTCCAGTGAAAATTAAGCACTTGGGCAAGTGCTGGCAAAGAATTGGAAGCTGAAAGCAACCAAAACTTACTTCTCCTTGTGCACAGCGTTCCCCAAGTAGTGCTGAAGTGACTTGGGTGCTCAGTCCCTTTGGCTCTGGGAGTCCAAGTGAATAAGGCACTGCGCAGCCTGCATAGTTTGCTAGTGTGGCACTCATACCATCCCCAATATGCAGAATTAATTCAGCCTGCTCTTCTAGGCTGCTCCCCTCGACCAAAcggccaggcagggctgcagcttttctgtctgAGCTACTTAAGATGTGGGTCTAGACAAATCAATGAGCGAAAACCTGATCCTCCAAGAGCCGCTGTAAGCAGAGGTAACCTCATTGCTGCCGTGAGTAAATACAGTGATAACTCCAGAGCAAAGTACATGTGTGCTCCTGGTTGGAAACAGTCTTTTACTGAAAGGTGTTGGATCTATCTTTAATGACtgcaatttaaaacattttactgaTAACAATATACTATTAACACACCTGTGATGAGACCCCTGCCCCTCACCAGCTGAGCTGATGATGTCTCCTCCAGGAGACGGAGATGGTTTTCCTGCACCTGTGAATGCTGCCCCACCGCTAAAACCTCTGGGCAGCACAGGAGTAAAAGCCTCACGTCTCAAGTGGCCGCAAGAGTCTTGTTGTTTCACCTCTGTTCTTTTTGAAAGGGCACTTGTGAGGTGACAGCTGTTTGTACCCAGACGTGAGGCTAAAATAAAACCCGTCACTAACATAACAATACGCACGGCTGAGCAACCTGCGTGTGCAGTGGTGCTCCGGGCTACCCATGagaggcagggatgctgcattTGCAGTTCGTCGACCAGAAGCAGGCAGAATCTGGCAAACATCAAAACATCAACATGGACTGCTCAGCAAAGCCTCTGGGTGAGCTTTAGCCAGCCCCTGTctcctggggctgagcctgTGGCAGTGCAGGACTGGGCTGGAGGTGCCCATGAGcggctcctgcagccccccagaCGCGCGAGAGGGGGGTAGGACGTGTTCAGGGTGTGCAGCGGTGTGACGCAGTGCCCTGGTGTGATCACATCCTCAACACCAagaggcagcacagccagaTGGTGAGAGCTGGCCAGCAGAAAccaaaatttttttctcccagtggaGAACAGAAAGTCTTTTTTACCCAGAATGACAGTATGGGCAAGGATGTAACATGTACCTTGATGAAGactctccttttaaaaatgcatcctGTTTTCCCACCCAGGTAACTGTAAGACGAAAGTCATctctgatggattttttttctgcataattcTATTGTTTTTTTTAGGGATCAGTATCTGAAGAGCTTATGTGCGTGCACTGCCTTGTGCTCACGTATGACTACAAGGTTTCTGTTGCCCGTGATGGAGGGATGGTTGAAGGTCCCGCTGTTtgctgccaccagccaggctgTCCCCGCAGCATGAGGGTCACCCGCCCCACTCCCCGCACAgagagggctgtgctgtggtgtcATGGGGGCTGTTCTGTTCCTGACTGGGCTCCCTTCCACCCCCTGGagcccctgctcccaccctgccGCAGGGCAAGCGTCTGGCCGGGTGGGAAGCAGGCAGAGCACCACACCAAAGTCTCTGGCgtggagagcagcagggagctttctttttatatctGAGTGATGCATTTGTGCCTTTCAGACTAAAAATACCTAAGGATGGAGATATGAAGACTCTTCTCTCCTATGCTGTAGTTTTTCCCTTGTTCCTTCATGGTTTTCTGCAACCCCTGCATCCCATTATCTGCCTCAGGCTGCCTGTGGGCTCCTGGCGGGCGAGGGATGAGCAGCTCACACCCAGGTAGTGAAAATCCCTCCCTGGAGGGAAAAATCTGAGTCAGGTGGAGCCACTGGACCAAGACTGAGGTCTCGTCTGAGATAGGAGTGATGAAAATGCTTCTTCAGCCAGTGCTGGCTGCCCATGTCCTGCTGCCGTGGAGCAGACAGCTCTTGACTGCATCACCGTTGGTGATGCTACCGCGGGCACGGAGCAtcctgggggggcaggggatggAGCAGACCCCAGCCAGCGGATAAAACCTACCTCTGCAAAGtgctcagccctgcacaggGCTGAACTAAACGTGGAGGTGAGGGAACAGCTGAACAGGCTCCCTCCGCCTCCGAGGAGCAGCACACACCAGAGCTGCAAGATCTAGGTCTGTCCCCGTGCAGTCCTGGCATGTCATTCCTCCAAAGTAAAGCCCacaaaaggaaaggggaagtaaatgaataaataaggGGATGTTTGTGCTCAAATTGTTTCAGCGATTTCTGCCGTCAGATGCTTTACCAGCTGGCCAAGCTGGAATGGAGAGATTGGCTGATCTCTTGATTATCTGCAGAGATCAGCCAGAATGTGGctcaaaaatgaaaactatttctATTGACTGTAAGAAATTACTCTTTCCCACAGGCGTAATTCCAGCCATTGATTTGTTATCTTGTTTTTTAGGTGAAAAAATAGTTTCTACACACAAGAAAGAAGATGCTGATGGCTGGCTGATGTTTGTCCATAATGTGAGTCACATGTAACAGAAGGATATTGGCTGGTTAATATTTTTTGCTGCATTTATTGCTGCTCGAAACAGCCTTAGCATGGTGCAGGGTGCCACCTGACAtggccccccagcagcagctggggcagggctgggggtgggttCGGCCCAtgggacagggatggggtgATGACCAGCCGCATCTCTGTGGTGTGCCGGCcggtgctgggggtgctgcgACGCACCCTGCAAGGGAGGCAGGTTGTGTGATTTGGAATATATTCAGCAATTTTATCAAATTGTGAATGCCTGGGGAGATCTAACAGGTCTGCATTTTCTTTACGTCACGATTTAATCGGTCAGAGGGTTTTGGTTATATGGAGCATGGGAGGGTTACAGCCCTGTCAGGCAATTTTTGGCCATCGCGTGTTTTCAGAGTGCAGGGTGGTGCCCGTTGCTCTTGTCGTGTGCACAGTGTGAAACAGTGGGGGTTTCTTACGGGACAACGTAATTTATCACATGTGCTTCTTTTGGACAGCCTTTTCCAGGGAAGGCTGGGTCTACCAGCCCAGTGGTGGGGATTTAAGTGAGATACTCCATcatttgtgaaagaaatataTGATAAATagtaaaggaaaataagcaTAGGGAGTGTTCAGACCATATTGCTGGGGGCTGGCTCCTTGGGGCGTGGGTGGCCAAGCAGAGGCAGCAAAGCCAGGGGAGCCTGGGCTCTGGTTTCTTCTCCGGTAACACTGTAGCTGGCTGGTAGCTCTTCCCCCTTTATCCATTTGCGGCTGCTGCAAGGAACCAGGGGAGCCTTTTCTGAGCCTTTTCCCTGAGCATCGCAGGTGCCGGTGCCCCTTCCACCGACTAGCCCTCCCTGGAGCTCCCCCACAGGCTGACCCCCTgccctctgctgtgctggagctggccAGTAGAGGGGAACAGCTATATTTCTCTCTTGGTCTTTCTCCTTTAGCAGAGTCCATTCAACAGAACAGCCAagatactgatattttttttccgCCCATTAATTCAAACTTTGTTCTGGGAATGCAAGAACATGCAGTGCCGGGGTGGCTGGGATGgagccagctgctggcagcatcagGGCACGGGGCCGTCACTGGAGGGAATGCCAGCTGTTAACGAGGACCATCACAGGGAACCCTGTTAATGGGGCAGGGACGGTGATGGGAGAGCAGGGACCGCTCTTGGCCAGGGACCACGGTCACAGGCAGAGGCTCTAACCCCTGCCCAGAGGAGGGATGAGGGATGGCCGCCCTGTAAATTACATTGCGCTGTCTCCTGTACCTccagttctccttccctgcaCATCGACGCGGAATCTGATTACTCTTCTGCTCTAGGAAAACCTTCCCTGACTGCTGGCTGTGCGTATCCACCTGGTTTATTTACCATGCACCTTTTTGTAACTGTTACCCTGGACTCTGTGCCCAGTGATCTAAACCCACAGGGTAGCTGGGACCACCCCGTTCCTGAAGGACATGACGACCACCTCCACGCCACAGCAGCACCTAACCAGGAGCAAGCTCTACCCTGCTCTCAGCTGTTTGCAGGATTGTTCTTCTGTGCATTTCTAGTTAAGTACAAGCTCAGCAGAGCCACCAAGTCAAAATTCCCAttctgcacagagctgggggggggggggggggcggcggggaaaTCACTGTTTTTTGAGGGGGAACATGACAAAACTTTGAGGCTTTCCTAGGGATGGGAAAAGGCTAAGAACTGAGCTTTTCTGCCCCACCTGCTCTtggctggctcctgcctgctccaTTCTCCCTGCCAAGACAGGGGTGATGGCTGGGCCCCGGGGGcttggctgcagcacaggccaGCCCGGCCAGCTTGGACCCCCATGCCCATGTTGACTTCTTGGGGC
Above is a window of Falco biarmicus isolate bFalBia1 chromosome 11, bFalBia1.pri, whole genome shotgun sequence DNA encoding:
- the DIRAS3 gene encoding GTP-binding protein Di-Ras3, whose product is MPEQSNDYRVVVFGAAGVGKSSLVLRFVRGTFRETYIPTIEDTYRQVISCDKSICTLQITDTTGSHQFPAMQRLSISKGHAFILVYSVTSRQSMEDLQPIFEQICHIKGDIQKIPIMLVGNKSDETQRELDASEGQALASKWKCSFMETSAKMNYNVQELFQELLNLEKRRTVSLQVDGKKSKQQKKKDKLQGKCSVM